A single Glycine soja cultivar W05 chromosome 14, ASM419377v2, whole genome shotgun sequence DNA region contains:
- the LOC114385465 gene encoding sulfate transporter 1.3-like isoform X1, which produces MLQLICFHHSFKELKFSSLYYSWKSLLMSLMGDPADENLETKEMDARSLSFSHGQEPYVHKVGIPPRQNLFKEFQSTVKETLFADDPLRSFKDQSKSRKLVLGIEAIFPIIGWGRTYNLTKLRGDLIAGLTIASLCIPQDIGYAKLANLDPQYGLYSSFIPPLIYAVMGSSRDIAIGPVAVVSLLLGTLLQSEIDPIANPVDYRRLAFTATFFAGITQATLGILRLGFLIDFLSHAAIVGFMGGAAITITLQQLKGFLGIEKFTKKTDVISVIHSVLSSAHHGWNWQTIVIGASFLAFLLYAKYIGKKNPKFFWVPAIAPLISVILSTLFVFLIRADKHGVAIVKHIDKGLNPSSVKEIYFTGDYLGKGFRIGIVAGMIALTEATAIGRTFASMKDYQLDGNKEMVALGAMNVVGSMTSCYVATGSFSRSAVNFMSGCETAVSNIVMSVVVFLTLQFLTPLFKYTPNVILATIIISAVINLVDYKAAILIWKIDKFDFVACMGAFFGVVFASVEIGLLIAVSISFAKILLQVTRPRTAILGKIPRTTVYRNIQQYPEATRVPGVLIIRVDSAIYFSNSNYVKERILRWLMDEEELVKGDYQTRIQFLMVEMSPVTDIDTSGIHALEELFRSLQKRDVQLVLANPGPIVIDKLHTSNFATLLGEDKIFLTVAEAVAYCSTKLAEEP; this is translated from the exons ATGCTGCAGTTAATCTGTTTCCATCACTCATTCAAGGAACTAAAATTTTCCTCACTGTATTACAGCTGGAAGTCATTGTTGATGTCCTTAATGGGTGATCCAGCTGATGAAAATCTTGAAACTAAAGAGATGGATGCAAGAAGTTTGTCATTTTCACATGGTCAGGAACCATATGTCCACAAGGTTGGAATTCCTCCAAGACAAAACCTTTTCAAGGAATTCCAATCCACTGTAAAAGAAACACTTTTCGCGGATGATCCTCTGCGGTCCTTCAAGGATCAATCTAAGTCCCGGAAGCTTGTCCTTGGAATTGAAGCCATTTTCCCCATAATTGGCTGGGGGAGAACTTATAATCTCACAAAACTTAGAGGGGATCTTATTGCTGGTCTAACTATCGCTAGTCTCTGCATTCCTCAG GACATTGGATATGCAAAGCTTGCAAATTTAGATCCACAGTATGGATTGT ACTCCAGCTTTATTCCACCACTGATTTATGCTGTCATGGGTAGTTCTCGTGACATTGCAATAGGACCGGTGGCAGTGGTTTCTCTCTTGCTGGGGACTTTACTTCAGAGTGAGATTGATCCCATTGCAAATCCAGTAGACTATCGACGACTTGCTTTTACTGCCACTTTCTTTGCGGGGATTACTCAAGCAACACTTGGGATTTTAAG GTTAGGATTTTtgatagatttcctttctcatgCTGCAATTGTTGGTTTTATGGGGGGAGCTGCCATCACAATTACCCTTCAACAGCTCAAGGGCTTCCTTGGGATTGAAAAGTTCACaaagaaaactgatgttatctCTGTGATTCATTCAGTGCTGTCATCAGCCCATCATGGA TGGAATTGGCAAACTATAGTAATTGGAGCTTCCTTTCTGGCTTTTCTTCTGTATGCTAAGTATATT GGAAAGAAGAACCCGAAATTCTTTTGGGTGCCAGCAATTGCCCCATTGATATCTGTTATTCTCTCTACCCTTTTTGTATTCTTAATCCGTGCAGACAAGCATGGTGTTGCAAtt GTAAAACATATAGACAAAGGGCTCAATCCTTCATCTGtcaaggaaatttattttactggTGATTACCTTGGGAAAGGTTTCAGAATTGGCATCGTGGCTGGCATGATAGCATTGACT GAAGCCACAGCAATTGGAAGAACATTTGCTTCTATGAAGGATTATCAACTGGATGGAAACAAAGAAATGGTGGCATTAGGAGCTATGAATGTTGTTGGTTCAATGACTTCTTGTTATGTAGCAACCG GTTCTTTCTCTCGCTCAGCAGTAAATTTCATGTCTGGCTGTGAAACTGCAGTATCTAATATTGTCATGTCTGTTGTGGTGTTCTTAACCTTACAATTCCTCACACCTCTTTTCAAATACACTCCAAATGTCATTCTTGCTACAATAATCATTTCTGCTGTCATCAACCTTGTGGATTATAAGGCAGCAATTTTGATATGGAAGATTGATAAATTTGACTTTGTTGCTTGCATGGGAGCATTTTTTGGGGTTGTTTTTGCCTCGGTTGAGATAGGACTTTTAATTGCA GTCTCTATATCCTTTGCAAAGATCCTATTACAAGTCACAAGGCCACGAACTGCAATTCTGGGGAAGATCCCTAGGACTACTGTCTACAGAAACATCCAACAATACCCTGAAGCCACAAGGGTTCCTGGTGTACTGATTATTAGAGTTGATTCTGCAatatatttttccaactccaactaTGTTAAAGAAAG GATATTAAGATGGCTGATGGATGAGGAAGAACTAGTGAAAGGAGATTACCAAACAAGAATTCAATTTTTGATGGTGGAGATGTCGC CCGTTACCGACATCGATACCAGTGGCATCCATGCCCTCGAAGAGTTATTTAGAAGTCTTCAGAAGAGAGATGTTCAG CTTGTTCTGGCAAACCCTGGCCCAATAGTAATAGACAAGCTCCACACATCAAACTTTGCTACTTTGCTTGGTGAGGACAAGATCTTCCTCACTGTTGCAGAGGCTGTTGCATACTGTTCAACAAAGCTGGCTGAAGaaccttga
- the LOC114385465 gene encoding sulfate transporter 1.3-like isoform X2 codes for MSLMGDPADENLETKEMDARSLSFSHGQEPYVHKVGIPPRQNLFKEFQSTVKETLFADDPLRSFKDQSKSRKLVLGIEAIFPIIGWGRTYNLTKLRGDLIAGLTIASLCIPQDIGYAKLANLDPQYGLYSSFIPPLIYAVMGSSRDIAIGPVAVVSLLLGTLLQSEIDPIANPVDYRRLAFTATFFAGITQATLGILRLGFLIDFLSHAAIVGFMGGAAITITLQQLKGFLGIEKFTKKTDVISVIHSVLSSAHHGWNWQTIVIGASFLAFLLYAKYIGKKNPKFFWVPAIAPLISVILSTLFVFLIRADKHGVAIVKHIDKGLNPSSVKEIYFTGDYLGKGFRIGIVAGMIALTEATAIGRTFASMKDYQLDGNKEMVALGAMNVVGSMTSCYVATGSFSRSAVNFMSGCETAVSNIVMSVVVFLTLQFLTPLFKYTPNVILATIIISAVINLVDYKAAILIWKIDKFDFVACMGAFFGVVFASVEIGLLIAVSISFAKILLQVTRPRTAILGKIPRTTVYRNIQQYPEATRVPGVLIIRVDSAIYFSNSNYVKERILRWLMDEEELVKGDYQTRIQFLMVEMSPVTDIDTSGIHALEELFRSLQKRDVQLVLANPGPIVIDKLHTSNFATLLGEDKIFLTVAEAVAYCSTKLAEEP; via the exons ATGTCCTTAATGGGTGATCCAGCTGATGAAAATCTTGAAACTAAAGAGATGGATGCAAGAAGTTTGTCATTTTCACATGGTCAGGAACCATATGTCCACAAGGTTGGAATTCCTCCAAGACAAAACCTTTTCAAGGAATTCCAATCCACTGTAAAAGAAACACTTTTCGCGGATGATCCTCTGCGGTCCTTCAAGGATCAATCTAAGTCCCGGAAGCTTGTCCTTGGAATTGAAGCCATTTTCCCCATAATTGGCTGGGGGAGAACTTATAATCTCACAAAACTTAGAGGGGATCTTATTGCTGGTCTAACTATCGCTAGTCTCTGCATTCCTCAG GACATTGGATATGCAAAGCTTGCAAATTTAGATCCACAGTATGGATTGT ACTCCAGCTTTATTCCACCACTGATTTATGCTGTCATGGGTAGTTCTCGTGACATTGCAATAGGACCGGTGGCAGTGGTTTCTCTCTTGCTGGGGACTTTACTTCAGAGTGAGATTGATCCCATTGCAAATCCAGTAGACTATCGACGACTTGCTTTTACTGCCACTTTCTTTGCGGGGATTACTCAAGCAACACTTGGGATTTTAAG GTTAGGATTTTtgatagatttcctttctcatgCTGCAATTGTTGGTTTTATGGGGGGAGCTGCCATCACAATTACCCTTCAACAGCTCAAGGGCTTCCTTGGGATTGAAAAGTTCACaaagaaaactgatgttatctCTGTGATTCATTCAGTGCTGTCATCAGCCCATCATGGA TGGAATTGGCAAACTATAGTAATTGGAGCTTCCTTTCTGGCTTTTCTTCTGTATGCTAAGTATATT GGAAAGAAGAACCCGAAATTCTTTTGGGTGCCAGCAATTGCCCCATTGATATCTGTTATTCTCTCTACCCTTTTTGTATTCTTAATCCGTGCAGACAAGCATGGTGTTGCAAtt GTAAAACATATAGACAAAGGGCTCAATCCTTCATCTGtcaaggaaatttattttactggTGATTACCTTGGGAAAGGTTTCAGAATTGGCATCGTGGCTGGCATGATAGCATTGACT GAAGCCACAGCAATTGGAAGAACATTTGCTTCTATGAAGGATTATCAACTGGATGGAAACAAAGAAATGGTGGCATTAGGAGCTATGAATGTTGTTGGTTCAATGACTTCTTGTTATGTAGCAACCG GTTCTTTCTCTCGCTCAGCAGTAAATTTCATGTCTGGCTGTGAAACTGCAGTATCTAATATTGTCATGTCTGTTGTGGTGTTCTTAACCTTACAATTCCTCACACCTCTTTTCAAATACACTCCAAATGTCATTCTTGCTACAATAATCATTTCTGCTGTCATCAACCTTGTGGATTATAAGGCAGCAATTTTGATATGGAAGATTGATAAATTTGACTTTGTTGCTTGCATGGGAGCATTTTTTGGGGTTGTTTTTGCCTCGGTTGAGATAGGACTTTTAATTGCA GTCTCTATATCCTTTGCAAAGATCCTATTACAAGTCACAAGGCCACGAACTGCAATTCTGGGGAAGATCCCTAGGACTACTGTCTACAGAAACATCCAACAATACCCTGAAGCCACAAGGGTTCCTGGTGTACTGATTATTAGAGTTGATTCTGCAatatatttttccaactccaactaTGTTAAAGAAAG GATATTAAGATGGCTGATGGATGAGGAAGAACTAGTGAAAGGAGATTACCAAACAAGAATTCAATTTTTGATGGTGGAGATGTCGC CCGTTACCGACATCGATACCAGTGGCATCCATGCCCTCGAAGAGTTATTTAGAAGTCTTCAGAAGAGAGATGTTCAG CTTGTTCTGGCAAACCCTGGCCCAATAGTAATAGACAAGCTCCACACATCAAACTTTGCTACTTTGCTTGGTGAGGACAAGATCTTCCTCACTGTTGCAGAGGCTGTTGCATACTGTTCAACAAAGCTGGCTGAAGaaccttga